The Spiroplasma apis B31 genomic sequence TTTCTTATCATTTCTTTAGTTTTAAATAATAAAGTGAACATTTCTAATGAAATCGATAATATAATGAAGTTTTTAGGTGACGAAGGCAAAGAATATTTCACACGTGTAAAAAACAATCTTAAAAACCCAATAGATTTAGCGTATTTTGTTTTTGGATTGGAAGGGCTTCCAACAATGATCAAAGTTCATTCATCATTACTAGTATTTATTGCTGTTATGTGGTCTTTTTTACTACCAATGCTAGGTATTATTTTAGGATTTTTACTATCAATTTCAGTATTTCTAACAATAATAGAAAAAATAAAAAGACAATACAAATATGATGCAATCAAAACTGTTGGTAAATATGGTATGTATGTATCTTTTGGAATCTTTATATTTATAGCTATTGTTGGTTTGATAACCATTTCTTTGTTGGAAGGACAATTAAACCAATTAGAAAATGTTAATAAGATTTGAAACAGTCTAGATAAAAATTATTTTTCATCTAACTTAAAGAATAGTTTTACTTACTTAACAATAATAAGATATCATTTCCAAAATGGACTAAGTAGTTTGCTAGGTAATGGTATTAACGAAATTAATAATACTTATAATGGTAATGTTTCTTTAAATCTTTTACAAGCATCTCTTGTATTTATCGTAATCTTATTACCAATATCTCTATCTTCTTTGATAATATTTTCAACTATGTGAGCAGCAACATTTATTTCAACAAGAAATAATGGTATGTCAAAATTCACAGGATGACTTGGAAATGTTAGAATAGATTCTAAAAGAGAATTTAAAAGTATGATATTAAAAAATGCTTGATTTTGATTTTTGATTATAACTTACATATTAACAATGATTTTACCAGGGTTAGTACACCCATATAAAAGTCCAACACAAATAACTATTGCAGTTTTAAGTATTGTAATTATGCCTTTCGCATTAACTCCTATTTTAGTAGGGTGGATTATGGCAATAAATATAAAACGTTTTAATTATAATAAATTGATGTTTAACCAATTGATAATATTATGAACTGTAACAACAATTATACAATTAACTATTTGAACTTTATTTAGAGAAGAGATTGCAGCGCCGACATGGTTAATGACATCTTGACCATTAGTATTAATATCATTCTCAACCGCATCTGTTTTTGGGTTCATTAAATGAAAATCTTAAAAAGATTTTTTTTATTTAATAACGGAATGTTAAGAAATTTACCTTAAAATTAATGTGTTAGGAGAGTAAAAATGATTTTAAAAAATGCACAAATTGTTCTAGAAAATGGAATTATCGAAAACGGTTGAATAGAAATCGAAAATAAGAAAATCAAGTCTATTAACAAGGGAGAATGTTTAAAAGATGGAATTGATTTAGACAACAATTTTATACTTCCTGGTTTTATAGATTGTCACGTACACGGTGGTTATGGTGTTGACTTTGAATCTGGAGATATAGAATCATATCATAAATTTGCAAATATTGTAAAACGCGAAGGAATAACAAGCTTTATTCAAGCAAGTGTTACAAATTCAAAAGACAACAATTTGAAGTATTTGAAAGCTTTTAGTGAGTTTATGAAAAATCAAAGATCAAAAAACTCTAAAAACTTAGGTTGCCATTTAGAAGGTCCTTTTATTTCGCCTTCAAAAAAAGGTGCTCATGAATTAGCATTATTAGAAACTCCAAATATCAATACTCTAAATGAGTTTATAGAAGCATCAGATAATAATATTAAAATTGTTACCTATGCTCCTGACTTACAAGATGGTAGTTTTACAAAGTATTTATTAGAAAACAATATTTTACCCTCTGCAGGACATACAAATTTGATGTTGAAGGATTTTATAAAAGATTATAATCTTGGTGTCAAACATGTCACTCATTTATTTAATGGTATGAGTGGTGTTTCACAACATGAACCAGGTTTAGCAACTGCAGGATTATATTTTGATGACATTTTGTGTGAAGTCATATCAGATGGAATTCATATAAAACCAGAAACTCTACGACTTATATATAAAGTTAAAGGACCCGATCAAATTTGTATTATAACTGATGCGATGAGTGCAAAAGGCTTAAGTGATGGTAATTACAAATTAGGAAACTTAGATGTCATTAAGGAAGGCATGAAAGTTTATCTAAAAGAGGGGGGTGCGCTTGCTGGAGCAGGGGCAACATATGATCATAATGTACGTGTAATGATGAAAGAAATACCTGGATTAACATTAAATAACTTGATAAAAATGACTTCTATCAATATTGCCAAACAACTTAATATCTACGGGCAAGTAGGTAGCATTGAAGTAGGTAAGTTGGCAGATTTGGTTGTTTTAGACAATAATTATGATGTCATTAAAACTATTATCGAAGGTGAATTAGCTTATGAAAAATAAAATAAATCCAAAAACGTTTGTATTCATTAAATTTTTATTGACTTTATCTTTAATTTTGATGTATTCAATTGGTTTGATTAGTCTAGTATATGCAATAAAAACTAAAAACAATGATGTGCTAGCCTTTAGTGAAATTTATTACAAAATTCAATTTACACTTTATTTTCTAGCAATTCTAGCTGGCATCATTTACTTCATTTTAAGATTTTATATACATAAATTAACTAAACAAAAGTTTACAAAGAATGAAAAAATATACATATCAATGTCTTGTTGCTTCATGATTGTTGTTTTTTTACTTGGTTTAGCTGTTATTTTATTCAAAAATCTAGACCCACGAACAAGATTAATATCAACAATTGTAGTAATTATAGTACTATTTATATTTGGTGTTTCTATTTCGATCCTAGAAACATTATCAAGACTAACTGAACAACATCACATTAATAAAACTTGATATGAAGAAATTAAACTGAAAGAAACAGTTGTTAATCCTATGAACAAAACAAAAAATATAGAAGAAAAAGTTTTGGATAAAAAAAAGGTTGACAATCCGTTTATGGAGAATGATAATTAATGATAAAAATTGGAACTATTGGGACAGGAAAAATTGTCGAAGAGTTTATCAAGGCTGCTTTAAAAAATCCAAATCTTGAAATTGCTTGCTGTTACTCAAGAAAAAAAGACAAAGCACAAAGTATCATTAGAAAATACAAATTATATGCAAGGGCAGTCGATTCATTTAATGTAATGATTGATGAGGTTGATGCTGTTTATATTGCAACACCTAATGGTTTACATTTTGAACAGGCTAAATATTTCATACAATTACAAAAACATGTCTTATTAGAAAAACCCTTAACATTAGAATATAATCAAGCACTCGAGTTATCAAAATTAGCAATAATGAACAATGTCATTTTAATGGAGGCATATAAAACAATTCATTTACCTCAATTCGCAATCTTATTCGAATACTCAAATAATATAAATCCTTTTTTAGCAACATTTAATTTAAAACAATACTCATCAAGAATGGAAAATGTAAAAAAAGGAATATACGATTCTGTATTTGATGAGAAATTAGGTAAAGGTTCAACTTATGATATGCTTATTTATCCTGTTGAATTAGCAATATCGCTTTTTGGTCCTGTAAAAGAAGTGAAAGCAATGGGTTTGAAATTACCTAATGGTAGTGGCTTAAACGATTGTGTATTACTAAGACACGAAAATGAAGTAATTGTAAATATAGTTTGTAGTAAAGCTAGTGCAGGAACAATAAAAAATGAAATATCTTCTGATATGGCTACGATTATATTTGATGATTGTATAAGTTTAAAAAATATTTCTGTTCTTTCTCATCAAAATATGAACAAAAATACTGTTTATGAAGAAAATGCTCCGCTAGAAGTAAACTTATTTGATTACGAATTAGCAGTTTTTTCAAAAATGATATTAAATAACGATTACAAATTAAGAGACTATTTATTGAATATTTCTTGTGAGGCAATTAAAGTGCTTAATGTCATCGAAAGAAACCAAGACGAAAGAGGTGTTATATAACATGAAAATAAATAATTACATAGATCATACTTTACTAAAACAAACAGCCACTAACAAAGAAATCAAGGAGTTATGTTTAGAGGCTATCAAATATGATTTTGCTACTGTATGTGTCAATCCTACTCAAATCGAACTTGCAAAACAAACCTTAAAAGGAAGTAATGTTGGCATTACAACAGTTATAGGCTTTCCTTTAGGTGCGACCTTAACATCTGTTAAGGCTTTTGAAACAAAAGAAGCATTAAATAGAGGGGCTAATGAAATAGATATGGTAGTTAATATTGGTGCTGTAAAAGATGGAAATTGAGATCTTGTATTAGAGGATATCAAAGAAGTTAAAAAACAAGCTCCAAATAATATTGTTAAAGTAATTTTGGAAACTTGTTTATTAACTTATGAGGAAATTATAAAAGTTTGTGAGTTAGCATTGGAATCAGGTGTTGAATATGTCAAAACATCAACTGGGTTTTCAACACAAGGGGCAACATTTGAAGTTGTTAAACTAATGCTTTCAGTTGTAAAAGGAAGAGCAAAAGTAAAAGCAGCTGGTGGTGTGAAGACTTATGAAGATGCTAAAAAAATGATAGATTTAGGGGTATCTAGAATAGGGACAAGTTCTGGGGTAAAAATAATAGAAGGAATTTCTATAGAAAATAACAGCTATTAATCTTTGTGTTAAAATAACCAAACAAGAATAATGATAAAAGCAAGATTCATCTCTAAAATTTTATATCTTATATCAATTTATGTGTTTATCGAGTTTTCCATATTAAATTAATTTAGGATATTATTTTGCAAAATACAAAGTAATATATATTACAATTAATTCAATAATGAAAGTTGGTTTTATATGATCGTAAATAAATTTAACTATATCGCTACTAATGATGCGGATATCAAATTATTTAATGATTTATTACAGAAAACATTAAACTCGAGTTATTTTAATAATAAATTAATTCATTTAGATCAAAATGTTATCAAAGTTCTCACTAAATATAAATCTGGGAAGCAATCATTGACTATATACTCTCTTTTATTTATCAGATATGATTTTATATGTAGTAAGTTGTACAACGAATGTAATGCTTTACTTGAAGCAGTTATGAAAAAATTGCCAATGTTAAAAACAAGCATAGGGTATGAATTAAATGTTGAGGATAAACCATCAGGATTGCAAGAATCTTGCATTAACTCATTTATTTATTATAAATGGTTTCAAAATCAAGAAGGTAATTGAATTAGCAAAGCTAGCGACTTATTAATTAGATTTTGTAAAGGCCATTTTCTAATTAATGGTAACAAACGAAGCGCAGTCTTATTAACGACATCTTTTCTACATAAATATTGTATTTACTTATATAACTCTTTCGAAAGTAATGAATTTATTAAAAAATGAGAGAAATTAGTGTCAGAAATTGTAGACAATTGCGAATATATTTATGTAAAGAAAAATGGTAAAATTAATTTAGAAAAGAACTCAAGTAAAGTATTTTCTGAAGATGAATTATTTTTATATGTATACAAATATTTATATGATCAAGCGTATTTGAGATTATTTTAAGGGGTGATCACATTGAAAAAAAATAATGTAGAAATAACAAAAGAAAATTTTAAAAATACGGATATTTTAACAATTGATAAAGATAAAATAGATAGCTCAGTAGATTTTGTTTCTAACAATAAAAATATGTCCGATTTATTTGCTAATTTAAGTAAAAAGTAATTTATCTAAAACAAGTAGTTACAACTAGAATGCTTGTTTTTTTTTTTTTTTTTTTTGAATGTTTCTTTATAAGTGAAATCTTATTCAAAAGAGTTATTTAAGTATGAAAAATCCTTCACTCTTTTTTGGATAATAAAATATTGTTTATTTTATTGAAGGTTAATCTACATTAAATTACGTGCACTTTCAAAACACAGAAATGTGTTATCAATAAGTATTTTATGATATAATAAACTTATAAATGTTGAGAAAAAACTCGATATTTTTTTATTTAGGAGAATTATATGAATCGTGCAAAATTATCTATTTTAGTTATTTCTTGTATTGTCGCAGTTTTGGGATTTTTATCTACAATAATTGTACTTATATCAGGAAGTTCATTAACTATTATTATTCCATCATTACTAACTGGGTTTTTAATAATAGTTGCAGCTATGTTTAATTTTCTTTTTTGTTTCAAAAAAGTTCAAAAGTTAAAAGTTTCTTTGATTTTATCTTTTGTGTATACATTGCTGGTTATTGTGTTATTTATTTTATACCCAATAATTGTTGGTTATTCTATAGGAACTATCATTGTTTATTCAGGAATTTTAGTATTTACTTTACTATTTTATGTAAGTATTATAGTTGTAAACTTTTCTGAAAGAATAAAAACACTTGAATATTAGTATTACGACAATACAAAATCGAAACCATATTGATGGTTTTTTTATTTTAAAATTTAAACATGTAGTGATAGGTAACAACTAAACCTATGATTTCAAAAAAACCAACTTGTTATATCTAAAAACAGTGTTCTACACAATAATTCAATAGTAATAGCAATATACTTATGTGTTTTATAATTGAAGAATGTGATATTATCAAAGCGGACAAGAAGTTTTTTTATGATTATTAATGATCGTAATCATATGTTTACACGAAACACAAATGGCTTACAGGATTAGAGAGCTTTTTTGTTATAATAAAGTTAAATCACTTATTTTAAGGAGAATATAATGGCTAAAATAAGAAAAAATGAAGTTAATACATTTGGTTTACCAAAGTCTATAAGAAGTAGAATAGATGAATTAGTGAATTTGAATTTAAATCCTACAACAGTAAACTTGCTTACATATGAGTTTTCTAATTTCGATGAAGAAATCAGAAGCAATATTGGAAAATACATAGAAGGATTATTAATAATCGAAAACGAGTTATTAGAAAATCAACTAAATCTTTTAAAAGAGAAAAACATTTTTGGAAATAATAAGCAAGAGTTTGTTTTGAAACAAAGAAAAAATAATTTATTAAGAATACAACAATTATTTAATAACGAAAAAAATAAGACTTATAACAACCGTAAGAACTCGGCAACTGAAGAAAAAACTAATTCTTTATTGAATAATGATTTCAAAAAGATCATGGTAACTAATCAAGATAATAAAACTCCAGAGCAAAGAGAAAAAGAAAAGTTTAGAGAGTTAGCAAATAAAAAGAGAATGCTTGAAGTTGTAATAGACGAGGAAAATAAAAAAATTAAACTTGCAAAACAAAATTATTTGAAAGCAAAAAAAGAAAATGATATTGCTTTACAACAAAAAAATTTAAATTTAATAAATGAAGCTAATAATAAATTAGTTAAGATAGATGACGCAATTAAAACATATAAAACCGTAGAATCTTTACCATTAGATTTACTTTTAGCTGATGACCTGACCATCGACATTGAAAGAGATGAAAAAAACGTTAGGGATTATTTAAAAGAAAAAAATAATGTGGCTTTGAAAAAACTACAAAAAGATATGATAAGGTTTAACCAAAATAAAATAAATAAAAATACAACAAACAAAAAAACTAACGAACCTTATGTAGATAGTTTCTTTACTGTAGAAGGTTTTGATGATGATTATGAAAGTGATTCACAAAATATTTTTAGTGAAGATGGAATTAATTTTACATCGAAGTATAATGCAATAATGGATGAAATTGAATCTGATACAGTAAAAAAAAGCAACGAATAAAAAAATAAATAATATTTTTAATACGTTAGAGTCAACAGTAAATAAAAAAGAAAAAAGTTTAGACAAGCTAAACAAAGAAAAAGAAAAACTTTTAGAAGAATTAAATTTTTTAAAAGAGCAAAATAAAATTGAAAAAGAAAAAAGAATATTAAAAGATAGAGAACGTTTAAAAAAAGAAACAGACTATATTATATTTAGAGATAAATACAAAGTATCCTTAGCTTATAAACATTTAGAAAAAAAATGAAAAACGTTCAACATGAAAAAAAACTTAGCAACAAAACATTTGTTCCTAAAAGCAATAAAAAATTTAAAACAAAAAAATAATAACATAAAAAATAACAAATATTTATTAAATGATGACTTAGTAGAAACTCCTTTGATGGATGAACTTACTTTCGAAGAGAAAATAACTCAAGCAAGAAATGTTTTTGAATTCGAAAAAGAGGAAACAAATAAAAATAATTATAAGTTTGATAACTTGAAATTATTAATAAATGAAGCTTATAACTTACAAATACAAAAAAGAGTTAGTTATTTAGAACGTAAAAAAATTTTGAACACCATTACCAAAAAAGAAAAATTAGAATTGGAAGAATATAAAAGACATAGTAATCAAGGATTATTAAATAAAAAATATAACTCAAAAAAAATAAAGGTGAAAATGTATTTAAAGAAATAGAGTTGAATGCAAAATGAAAATAACTGCTTTAAGAAAAAAAGAATTAGATATATCCTATTATACAAAAGCAAGCTTTAGAAGTTTTGTAGGGAAGTTGGGTGCCAGTTTTTCTTTTGTAATTATTCTAATGCCAATATTTGGTTTAATAATTACATTTGGAAATATTTTTAGAATATATTTACCTGGTGGTAGCGATAATGTTTTGTCTAAACTTTTTACAAGTGTTGGACAAATACTTTTTTTAAATATTGGTGTTTGGTTTGCATTAGCAATCAGTATAGGTTTTTCTAAGAATAAAGGTGCGGCTGTTTATGTTACCTTATTGAGTTATATTATTTTTATTGTTATCATTAACTCATTTTTAAAGATTAATGATAACAACAAAAATACTTTTAGTATATTATTTTGAAAAGCCCTTAATCAAAAAATATATTTAACTGATTTGTTCGGCTATAAAACATTCAATACTGGAGTTATTGGAGGAATAATGATCGGTTCATTAAATGTTATTTTTTTTAACTTTACAAAAAATGTTAGCTTACCAAAAAGTTTAAGTTTTTTTGAAAAAGAAAAATTTGCATTGTTAATTATGCCGCTTTACTCTTTTGTATTTTCTTTAATTTTTATTATGATATGACCGATTTTAGGATTTTTACTAAGTTGACTTGGGTCACAAGTTGCAAAATCACCAAATGGTTTAGATTCATTTGTATTTAGAACTATACAAAGAATGCTGATACCATTCGGATCTAGTTTATTGTGGCAAGCTCCAATGTGGTATACGCAAATAGGGGGAGACCTTTCACAATATCAAAGTCAATTATTAGCAGAGTATTTATCTAGAACTAATGGTATATCAAGAGAAATTTATGATCAGATTTATAATTTAGGATCTTTGGATATAGACTCAATATTTGATATTTTAAAAACCAATAACATTGAATACTTACTAAATAATATTGAAGAATGAATATATCAAACAAGTTCCGTAGAAAAACTTTGGGAAATAAGTGGTGATCAAAGAATATCTATTGCCATATTAAATAGTAAATATGTTTCTATTGATGATTGTTGAAATATAGGTTTTAGAGTTACTCGTTTCCTAACTGGTGGATTTGTAAATTCTATGTTTGTCTTACCAACTCTTGCGCTGTTTCTATTTTTAAAAAACTCTAATAGAAAAGAATATGGTTATTATATCTCAACAGCATTAACTTCTTTCTTGTTAGGAATCACTGAACCAGTAGAATATATGTTTTGTTTTATAATGCCTGGTTATTTTTTTCTTGTTTATGCACCGTTAACAGGGTTTATGGGAATGACAACATCATTGTTACAAGTAAAAGTCGGTACAACTTTTTCAACTGGACTTTTTGATTTTGTAATGAATGGAGTTATACCAACAATAAATGGTCAGAAGACTGGTATATATTGAATTCCTTTGGTAGGGATCATTTATTCGCTAATAGGTTATTTCTCATTTTACTTATGGTTTAAATTCTTTGACATCAATATTGAGAAGACAAAAAAAATATCTTCATGAGAAATAAAAAAACAATGTTTAGAACTTATTGAATATTTTGAAGGTTCAAAAAACATTATGAGTATAGAAATTAATAATGATATTTTGAAACTAAAGTTGAGAAGCTTGTCTAATTTGAAAGGTTATCATAAATGATTTAAGAATTTTAGAATTGAAAACGGATTTCTTTATTTCGAAATAAATGAAGAGAGAAAAAAATTAATGAAAACTTTTGTAGAAAGTTTTCAAGTAACAAACAAATTAATTATGCACCGCTAATTTTTCATTGATAGCTTTAATTATTTCAAATGCCACTGAATGTTTTGGTAAGTTATCTAGGTGAATAATATTTGTATTATCATTAAACATAATTTTTAAACTCGTTTTATCATTTCCAACAGAGTCTAATAAATTAACAACAAGCATATCTAAATTTTTTTCGACTAGTTTTTCTTTAGCTTTTTGAAAATCAAATTCATTTGATAAACTAAATCCTACTAAAAACTGGTTTCTTTTTATACTGCCTAATTCTTTCAATACATCTATTGAGTATTTTAAATCTAATTTCAATGAGTTATTTTTTAAATTTCTTTTTTCAATTTTTTTATCTACATACTCTAACACTTCAAAATCGTTAAGTGCAGCACAACAAATAACGACATCACTATCGAAAAAGTTTTTTTTCATTACTTCCAACATCTCTTCATTGGTGTTACAATAAATGTTTTTTTCATTCTGTTGAAGATTAAAATCTGTATCACCAAAGACACTGATTACACTTTGAGAATAATTAAGAAGGGCATTTCTAAGTGCTAATCCCATTTTACCGCTACTAGTATTTGTTATATACCTAATCTTATCTATGTAACTTCTTGTTCTTCCAAAATTCAACATAAATTTTTTATTATTGATATTAAGATAATCAGTTAATTCTTCATCTATTATTTTGATTGCTTCAATTGGTTCTAATGATCTTCCGATACCTTCATGTCCACTTGCCAGTTTACCATATGTTGGTTCAATTCATCTTATATTTGTATGGGTTAAAAGAGTCTTTTTGTTTTTTTCTAATATAGGACTCAAATACATGTTGGAATTCATACTTGGAAAGAGAATAGTTTTTGACTTAGAAGCAGCAAAAACTAGAGATGGTAGGTCATCAGCAATACCGTTAGCTATTTTACCAATAAAGTTAAAACTAGCTGGATAAACTATATTCAAATCAGACTCATGAGACATTTTAATATGTTTACCATAATGATGTGGGTCATAAAAACTTTCAGTAAAAATTTTGTCATGTGTTTCATACGACTCAAAATCAACAAACTTTCCAGCATTTGTGCTAAGTATCAATTTCACATCATATTTTTTAGCTAGTAAATGATATAATTCTTTTGACTTACTAGCCGCTATTCCACCTGTAACAATCAAATTCAAACGTTTCATATCTATATAACCCCTTATTTATAGTTATTTTAACTATATTTCTTTTCCAAAAGTGATAATTTATAAAAAAAATGAAAAAAAATATGTAAAATTATTCACAAGATATACATTTATATGTATAATAATTTTGAATTAGGAGTTGAAATCTAGATGGCAAGTGTAGTAGTACGCGAAGGTGAACCAATCGAAAAAGCACTTAAACGTTTTCAAAAAGTAGCTGCCTCTTCTAAAGCAGAAGCGAGAAAAAGAGAGTATCACTTAAGCAAAAAAGAAAAACGTATTTACAAACAAAAACAAAACAGAAAATTTGGTTAATTCCAATTTTTTTATTTTTTACCACTATTTTCATATTTTTGTAAATTATAAATAATTTTACTAAATCTAGCTTTTTGTTTTAATATAGTGTTAAATACGATATAATTAATATGTTTACAAGTATTGAGGAGAATCGATTATGATTAAAGCAACTAAGGCAAGCACTAACCAAAAGTTTGTCAATGATAAAAAGAAAAATACAGAAGATAAAATGTCATCTGGTAAAGTTATTACAAGACCAAAAATGTTAGAAGAAAAACACTCAAAGATTTACCTTTTGAAGCAATCAGCTATCGTTGCATCTTCTAAAAGTGGTAAAAGTAATCTTTCTGAACTTCCTAAAGGGGTTCAAGATTCTATAAAAAATAAAGAAAGAATAGATTCAATTATAAATAGAAAAAATAATAACTCAGTCGATTCTATGAAAAATAAATATGACATCGACGGTAAACCTTTAACTTTAAAAAGAGCTAAGATGATCACCGAAGAAAGAAATAGTTTTTTCAACTCAAATAGAAATAAAAAAACAATTTCTGTTCCAACCGAAACAGAAACAAGCAAGGTAGTTAATTTAAGCAAAAAAGCTGAAGGTAAAAAAGCTAGCGTATCAACTAAGAAAAAAGAAACCAAAGTGGCATCAACAACTAAGAAAAGTGCTACTACAACAAAAAAGAAAAATATTAGTAAATAATTGCACGCAAGTGTAATTTTTTTATTTCCCAACTAGATTATACATATTGGAGGTTTCACATGTATTTTTTAAAAGGGGAAGTTATTGAACATAACAATAAGGATTTGTTGATTGAGGTTAATGGAATCGGTTATAAAGGTATATTAATAGCATCAAAAGACGAAAGTGTTTGTAAAACAGATTGTGATTTATTTTATATATTACATTATCGAAATGATTTTACAGATAAAATATTATTTTTTTATAATTCTAAAACACGTGATTTAGTTGAAATATTACTAGAAATAAAAAATGTTGGTTTAAAAACTATTGAAAATATCTTTGATAATGTCAAACTAGATGATTTTTTAACTTATATAAAGTCAGGAGACATTTCTAGATTAACAGATCTTAGCGGAATAAGTGAAGTAAATGCTAAAAACATCATGTACAAATTGCGCGAGAAGTATTTCAAACAAAAATATTCACAAAAACAAATGAATGTTATCAATTCTTTACATAGACTTGGTTATAAAATTTCTGATGTTTATCAAGTTGTAAATAAGGTAAATTTTAGTCAAAAAGAAGACATCATATTGAAAGAATCTCTTATTTTGTTGGGGAAAAATATAAATGAATGAGTTTAGACCTGAGTCTTTTTCCGAATATATTGGTCAAAAAAATATTATTGAAAATTTAAAAGTGTGCCTTGAGTCTGCGCGAATTCGAGGTAAATGTGTAGATCATATTTTTTTGAGTGGTGGCAGTGGAGTTGGTAAAACTAGTTTAGCTTATTTGATTTCTAAAATATTAAAACAAAAGATTTATATATTAAATGGTCCTAGTTTACAAAAAGCTAGCGATATAATTTCACCGTTAACAGCGCTAAAAAATAATGAAATTATATTTATTGATGAAGTGCATTCTGCATCAAAAGAGGTTTTTGAGATTTTATATCCTGCTCTTGAAGACCGAAAATTGAGCATCATAATAGGTAAAGAATATAACTCTAAAATAGTTAATATCAAGCTACCAGAATTTACTTTGATTTGTGCCACAACTGAGATAAACAAAATAATACAACCATTTGTAAATAGATTTCCTATCAACTTTACATTCGACAATTATACAAATGAGGATATTTCTCAAATAATTAAAATAAATGTTCAAAAAATGAATTTTAACATAGATGATGAGATTGCAAATTTTATATCTGGTTTCTGTAAGTTAAATCCAAGGGTAGCTATCAACTTATTAAAGCGGATAAATGACTATGTTGTAATAGAAAAACCTTTAAGTATTAATATTGAGTTTATAAAAGATACTTTCAAAAAAATGAATTTATTTAAGTATGGCTTAACATCTTTAGAAATAGATTATTTAATCATATTATGGAAAAACGGTTGTTTAGGGATTGAGAGTATTCAACAAATTATAAATATGTCGCAACAACTTATTATAACTTTAATAGAACCAAATCTTTTAAAAAATAACTTAATAATAAAAACAGCAAGAGGAAGGAAGTTAACAAGCAAGGGAGTAAGTTTTTTAGAAAAC encodes the following:
- the scm1 gene encoding motility-associated protein Scm1; the encoded protein is MKHKTLIIITSSFAITFLTFLIISLVLNNKVNISNEIDNIMKFLGDEGKEYFTRVKNNLKNPIDLAYFVFGLEGLPTMIKVHSSLLVFIAVMWSFLLPMLGIILGFLLSISVFLTIIEKIKRQYKYDAIKTVGKYGMYVSFGIFIFIAIVGLITISLLEGQLNQLENVNKIWNSLDKNYFSSNLKNSFTYLTIIRYHFQNGLSSLLGNGINEINNTYNGNVSLNLLQASLVFIVILLPISLSSLIIFSTMWAATFISTRNNGMSKFTGWLGNVRIDSKREFKSMILKNAWFWFLIITYILTMILPGLVHPYKSPTQITIAVLSIVIMPFALTPILVGWIMAINIKRFNYNKLMFNQLIILWTVTTIIQLTIWTLFREEIAAPTWLMTSWPLVLISFSTASVFGFIKWKS
- the nagA gene encoding N-acetylglucosamine-6-phosphate deacetylase translates to MILKNAQIVLENGIIENGWIEIENKKIKSINKGECLKDGIDLDNNFILPGFIDCHVHGGYGVDFESGDIESYHKFANIVKREGITSFIQASVTNSKDNNLKYLKAFSEFMKNQRSKNSKNLGCHLEGPFISPSKKGAHELALLETPNINTLNEFIEASDNNIKIVTYAPDLQDGSFTKYLLENNILPSAGHTNLMLKDFIKDYNLGVKHVTHLFNGMSGVSQHEPGLATAGLYFDDILCEVISDGIHIKPETLRLIYKVKGPDQICIITDAMSAKGLSDGNYKLGNLDVIKEGMKVYLKEGGALAGAGATYDHNVRVMMKEIPGLTLNNLIKMTSINIAKQLNIYGQVGSIEVGKLADLVVLDNNYDVIKTIIEGELAYEK
- a CDS encoding Gfo/Idh/MocA family protein, giving the protein MIKIGTIGTGKIVEEFIKAALKNPNLEIACCYSRKKDKAQSIIRKYKLYARAVDSFNVMIDEVDAVYIATPNGLHFEQAKYFIQLQKHVLLEKPLTLEYNQALELSKLAIMNNVILMEAYKTIHLPQFAILFEYSNNINPFLATFNLKQYSSRMENVKKGIYDSVFDEKLGKGSTYDMLIYPVELAISLFGPVKEVKAMGLKLPNGSGLNDCVLLRHENEVIVNIVCSKASAGTIKNEISSDMATIIFDDCISLKNISVLSHQNMNKNTVYEENAPLEVNLFDYELAVFSKMILNNDYKLRDYLLNISCEAIKVLNVIERNQDERGVI
- the deoC gene encoding deoxyribose-phosphate aldolase: MKINNYIDHTLLKQTATNKEIKELCLEAIKYDFATVCVNPTQIELAKQTLKGSNVGITTVIGFPLGATLTSVKAFETKEALNRGANEIDMVVNIGAVKDGNWDLVLEDIKEVKKQAPNNIVKVILETCLLTYEEIIKVCELALESGVEYVKTSTGFSTQGATFEVVKLMLSVVKGRAKVKAAGGVKTYEDAKKMIDLGVSRIGTSSGVKIIEGISIENNSY
- a CDS encoding Fic family protein, which produces MIVNKFNYIATNDADIKLFNDLLQKTLNSSYFNNKLIHLDQNVIKVLTKYKSGKQSLTIYSLLFIRYDFICSKLYNECNALLEAVMKKLPMLKTSIGYELNVEDKPSGLQESCINSFIYYKWFQNQEGNWISKASDLLIRFCKGHFLINGNKRSAVLLTTSFLHKYCIYLYNSFESNEFIKKWEKLVSEIVDNCEYIYVKKNGKINLEKNSSKVFSEDELFLYVYKYLYDQAYLRLF